From a single Leishmania donovani BPK282A1 complete genome, chromosome 17 genomic region:
- a CDS encoding mitogen-activated protein kinase kinase 3, putative: MDFYALQDTLLRNAKSGGSSDTVDVESRYVLMEKIGAGSYGDVWSATRRTGTKDIYAVKRIDKRQAGTKGLRSVMGEVETMSLLSHPNIVKLEETYQDEACLSIVMEYLPGGSLQHRIDRQNVSELETRRFITQLLMAVEYIHEKGIVHRDLKPSNCLLSQNDLVVKISDFGLSVFAGNKQCLTTCCGTLHFMAPEILLEKNYGKPVDMWAMGVMAHVMFLGRYPFQARTEAALTKDICRGYRPREEGGGGLRCPPLLQDFISQLLLYDPLRRMSAKDALKHPWIKEGLDANRRTSLYPSQAPSATAMKPSARWRAAALAVMGVQRLLYLQKIQRLVRLGYDGFPILRDYRYLVTGKYVPASTSVECSHMFHARPMALLELISMIDTCPFLKHVDLSWNNIHSLSVIQALLKVVTRHPSLQSIDLSHNPIPAVAGRSIVRLIRNPLSQVTCINVGDTGISADTIGQINSFLKEKLTPAALSYSVSTGDMQSRLTQGSGDDTLMTSSSTTMSSLQQKRSICSGPPKQPAKKESRGVRLPPISRPPVARRHGKMP; encoded by the coding sequence ATGGACTTCTACGCTTTGCAAGACACGCTCTTGCGCAATGCCAAGAGCGGGGGCAGCTCTGACACCGTCGACGTCGAGTCGAGGTACGTCTTGATGGAGAAAATCGGCGCTGGCTCTTATGGCGATGTCTGgagcgcgacgcggcgcacaGGGACGAAGGACATCTACGCGGTGAAGCGCATCGACAAGCGTCAGGCGGGCACCAAGGGACTGCGGAGCGTCATGGGGGAAGTGGAGACGATGAGCCTTCTTTCTCATCCCAATATCGTCAAGCTCGAGGAGACGTATCAAGACGAAGCGTGCCTATCAATTGTGATGGAGTACCTTCCTGGTGGTTCCCTTCAGCACCGCATAGACCGGCAAAACGTGTCTGAGCTGGAGACGCGGCGCTTCATCACGCAGCTGTTGATGGCTGTGGAGTACATTCATGAAAAGGGTATCGTCCACCGCGATTTGAAGCCGAGCAACTGCCTACTATCTCAAAACGACCTCGTCGTAAAGATATCAGACTTCGGGCTCTCCGTGTTTGCCGGCAATAAGCAATGCTTGACGACGTGCTGTGGCACGCTGCACTTCATGGCACCCGAGATTCTGCTAGAGAAGAACTACGGCAAGCCGGTGGACATGTGGGCCATGGGCGTCATGGCACACGTGATGTTTTTAGGTCGTTACCCATTTCAGGCCCGTacagaggcggcgctgacgaaGGACATCTGCCGCGGGTATCGTCcgcgggaggagggtggtggtgggctgCGATGCCCACCACTGCTACAAGACTTTATCAGTCAACTTCTCCTTTACGACCCACTCCGTCGAATGAGCGCCAAAGACGCTCTCAAGCACCCATGGATCAAGGAAGGCTTAGACGCCAACCGGCGGACGTCCCTCTACCCGTCACAGGCACCctcggcgacagcgatgaaACCATCTGCGcggtggcgagcagcggcgcttgcAGTCATGGGCGTGCAGCGGCTTCTCTACCTGCAGAAAATTCAGCGGCTAGTGCGGCTCGGTTATGACGGCTTTCCAATTTTGCGTGACTACCGTTACCTCGTAACCGGCAAGTATGTACCTGCGAGCACCTCTGTAGAGTGTAGTCACATGTTCCACGCTCGAccgatggcgctgctcgagTTGATCTCCATGATAGATACGTGCCCGTTCCTGAAACATGTAGATCTTAGCTGGAATAACATTCACAGCTTATCTGTAATCCAGGCGCTGCTCAAGGTGGTGACACGACACCCTTCGCTGCAATCTATTGACCTGTCTCACAATCCCATCCCGGCCGTGGCAGGGCGTTCCATCGTGCGGCTGATCCGCAACCCGCTTTCACAGGTGACATGCATCAACGTCGGCGACACCGGAATCAGTGCCGACACCATTGGGCAGATAAACTCCTTTTTAAAGGAGAAGCTGACCCCTGCCGCGCTGTCGTACAGCGTCTCCACCGGAGACATGCAAAGCCGACTCACCCAGGGTAGTGGCGATGACACGCTGATGACGTCATCGTCCACTACGATGAGCTCCTTGCAGCAAAAGCGTAGCATTTGTAGTGGGCCACCCAAGCAGCCCGCGAAGAAAGAATCGCGCGGCGTGCGGCTGCCCCCGATTTCACGTCCACCAGTGGCTAGGCGCCATGGGAAGATGCCTTAG
- a CDS encoding ADP-ribosylation factor, putative translates to MGAWLTSLKQTLGLLPADRKIRVLMLGLDNAGKTSILYRLHLGDVVTTVPTVGVNLETLQYKNISFEVWDLGGQTGVRPYWRCYFSDTDAVIYVVDSTDRDRMGVAKHELYALLDEDELRKSLLLIFANKQDLPDAASEVEIAEQLGVSSIMNRTWTIVKSSSKTGDGLVEGMDWLVERLREQGIGA, encoded by the coding sequence ATGGGTGCGTGGCTGACAAGTCTGAAGCAGACACTTGGTCTGCTGCCAGCAGACCGCAAAATTCGTGTCTTGATGCTTGGCCTGGACAATGCGGGAAAGACTTCAATTCTCTATCGGCTACATCTTGGTGATGTGGTTACCACCGTCCCCACTGTGGGAGTCAACTTAGAAACTCTTCAGTACAAGAATATCTCCTTCGAAGTGTGGGACCTTGGCGGCCAAACGGGTGTGCGACCGTACTGGCGTTGCTACTTCAGCGACACAGACGCCGTCATCTACGTGGTGGACAGCACTGACAGGGATCGCATGGGCGTCGCCAAGCACGAACTGTACGCTCTCCTAGACGAGGACGAACTCAGAAAGAGTCTCTTGCTCATATTCGCCAACAAACAAGATTTGCCGGACGCCGCCAGTGAGGTAGAGATCGCCGAACAACTTGGTGTGTCGTCCATTATGAACCGTACGTGGACGATTGTTAAAAGCAGTTCAAAAACAGGTGATGGCCTGGTGGAGGGCATGGACTGGCTCGTGGAGCGGCTTCGCGAGCAAGGGATCGGTGCTTAG